The sequence below is a genomic window from Nocardia fluminea.
CACCGACACCGGATCAATCGCGATCATCTGTGAACACCCCAGATCAGCGCATCCAGCTACCTTGGTGCGGTCCGCGCGCCCCGTGGCGGGAAGGCCCGCAGCCTCCATCGCATCGACCACAGCAGCAGCGGTAGTGGCTGCGGGCGGGAGCGAGGATCTCACCACAGACGTCGCTGATGCCCAAGTGGATACCACCACCGTAGGAGTTACGAACACGCCGTCTTGACCGGCGCCACTGCATGCGCCCAACCCAGCCGCCAAAGCTGTGATGCATCCAGCAACAGCTACGCGCATCACAACTGTTCTCCTAGCATGGCCGGTCTTCTGAACGGTGCCCTGGTCGACGAATAGTACCGTTCTGCAGAGCATTCCGACCTTGTCGAACTCGGACTCGTCGGACTCCTCGCGGAGTGATGCGTGTGGTAGCACCGTTCGTTTCGTGACCCCGCGAGCACCCTCGCCCCTGTCTCGTTCCGTGTTCGTTCGGATCCGCCAGTACTTGTCGGGCCCTGTCGCTAATGTCACGCGGATGGACGCGGTGCAGGTACAGAAGAAGCTCGAGCTCTCTCCCGATGAGGACTTCATCCTCACCGCGTGGCAGTACCAGATGATGCAGCGCGACATCGCCGCGTCGAAGGGCAAGCACCTTCCGTCCAAACGCGAAATCCGTAACTCCTTTCGCGACAACGCCGTTGCGGCCATCGTGGCGCGCGACCAGGACGACTGGTCGCCCGCTGTCGCAGACGTGGTTCACCAGATCGCTGCGGATGGTGAGTCTCCGAATCTCGAGGCGCTCGAGTCCGCTGGGCCACAGATCTCCTCGGTCGTGGCGAGACGGTCACGGGCCTTGCTTCTGCTGATCGACCTGTATGGGTTCGAGCCGTGGGTGGAGGGCAAGTGGGACAAGGCCGTCCGCGCTGAAGCTCTCGCCGCCGCCCATCGGTCGATGGATCAACTCCATCCCGAAGACCTCCCGGCGGTGGAAAACGCCTACAAGGACGCGATCAAGAAACTGTCCAAGGCAAGTAACTGGACCAAATACGCGCTCCTGGCGGGTGCCGGCCTCGGACTCGGTGTCCTGACCGGCGGCCTCGCCGCACCAGCAATCGCTGGAGCGTACGGAGCGCTTGTTCTTGGCTATTCGGGCGCGGTGGCTACATCGGCGGGCCTGGCCGCGATCGGCGGCGGTTCCATCGCGGCCGGTGGTCTCGGCATGGCCGGTGGTGCCGCGCTGATTACCGGCTTCAGCGGCGCCGCGGGAGTTGGGGCAGTCACGCTTGCGGGTAAGGCTGCCGGGTTCACGGCTGCTCGCATCGCCGCCGACGCCATCCGACTCCACGTCGTGACCCAGCTCGTGCTGCGCGATGTCGACGGCAACGAAGAGGCCGCAAAGGCCGTCATCGTCAGTCTCCGCGAGCGCGTGACAAGCCTGGGCAAGACCGTCGTGGCTCTCGCCGAGCGAATCGAAATCCTTCGTGCGCAACTCGAGACAAAGCAAGCAGAGCTGAACGCCGAGCGCGATCAACGCCAGGCCGCCGAGGATCGTGTCGCTCGCTTCCGAATCGTCGCCGACCGGCTCAAGGAACGAGTCACCGGACCAGAGAATGATGAACTTCAAGCCTTGCTCGCCGAACTCGAGCAAGTCGAGGGGGAGAAGAAGACCGTGGAGACCCTTGCCGAGGGGGTATCGGTCCTCGCTGACGACCTCGAGGAAGCAGCGTGAGCGCAGCTGGCGGCAACTCCAACGAGCGGATCTCGCCGATCGATGACGACTACATCGCCAACTTGAATGCACTCACGCGCGACCTCGACGACATCGAATCGATTGCCGCATCAGCGCTTTCGGACAAGCCGATCGAACACGCGGCCACACAGCGCATCGTGGGCGCCTCGACCGGCCTCACCTATACCGAACTCACGGACCATCATCGGCAGCGTCGCGAAGTCGAGGGGTGGGGCGAGGCCGATATTGCCGATATCCTCGACCCGATCGCGCTGCGGCAACTCGATGGGTGGCGGGCGGCCCAACGGGTTCCGTGGGAACGTGGCGATCTGGTCGTCGTGGGTGTCTCCGGGCTCATCGGCGCACTCGGAAACCTCTACGACAACCAGGTAGACGCTGCAGTGCTCAGCGGCCTGTCCTTGTTGAAGAAGACCGACCTGTTGCGCCGGTGGGAGCGAGAGACTGCCCGACTGCCGATCGATTACACTGGTCCGAAATTCGGCGGTCCGGCACATCGCGTTCGGTCGGCCGGCCACGACATCGGCCGGTTCTTCGCCGCCCTCCATCAGATCCGCACGGGAACCTTCGAAGGCACGTGGTGGGAAGACGGACAGCGGATGTTCGCCCAAGAGACGGTAACTCGCTCCGGTCTACCGTTCGCACAAGCGCCCGAACGCCATCTCGCAGTCGCGCTTCTGTTGAAACACTGGGCGGCAGATTTTGTCACCCCGATGAACTTGCCGCTGCCGGGTTGGACACTTCTGAGCGAGATGACGAACCCCGCCTTGCGGAAATTCGCCAATGACGCTTACGCCGGGACGAACTCCGGCGACGGGTTGAATCTTCGCTCCGGAATGTTGACCCCGAGTCTAGGGATGCTCGCGACCGAGGTCGTCATCCGAACCCACACCCACCTCGGTGCATACCGTTCCACGGGCACGCCACGGCTAGCGACTTCCGCAGCGACCAAACACACAGAGATGCTGCTCGCCGCGCACGCCGCAGCCGGCGCGATCAGCCTGTCGAAGACCACCGCAGCCGCGATTGCTGGTGAAACCGTCGTCGCCGCTCGACATCTCAACATTCCGGTACTCATGCGGATCGGGATGCTCGCTTTGAAGGTCCGCTCCGACGCCGCGGCTCGTGCAGAAGCCGGAGCACCGTCGTGGGAACAGCTGCTCGCCGATGAAGCGGCGACTTGGACCCTGCCCGAGGCGCTCACCATCGCGGAACTACTGACGAACTCCGTCGGCCCATCGCCCGCCGACGAAGCGGTAGGTGGACGGTGACGCGGACTGGGAACGCCCGGCCCCTCCACAGCGTGCAGCTGATACAACTGAAACCCCGCACCGAGAAGGTCAGGGGTTCGATTCCCCTTAGCTCCACATATGTGCAGGTCAGGCCATATTTTTGGTCTGATTTGCGGCTATGTGGTCACCAGTAAGTCCCCACTAATTCAATTGACGAGTGTCCGGCGGGGTTCGAGTTCGGCAGCGTATTTCGAACGGATTCGCGAGCGGTCTGAATCCGCTATCCGGTCACCGCTCGGTTGAGGACATCGGCGGCGGCCTTGTGTGGGCGTCCACGTGCCATGTAGTGGCGTTGGGTCATCGCGGGGTCGACGTGGCCGAGGACATCGGCGGTGACACGGGCTGAGAGGCCGGCGTCGTCGAGGATGGTGGCCACGGCGTGGCGGAAACTGTGTGGGGTGATGTCCTCGGCGAACCCGAGGGCTTCGCGCACGCGTTGCCAGCCGTGTCCGACGTTTTGCGGGTCACGCAATGTCCCTACGGCTGAGGGGAATACCAGGTCCAGCACTTCGATTCCGGGGTCCGGCGGAGAAGCTGGTCGCCGGTTCGCCATGGCGGTTTTGCGGAGTTTGAGCATTTCCACCGCGAACTCGGGCAGTGCGATGGTGCCGGTCCGGTTCTTCGGGTCGTCTTTCTTGGTGACCCGGACCAGTCCTTTGCCTGCGATGCGGACGAGTTTTCCGGTGGGGCGCAGGGTGGCGGCGTCGAGGTCGATGTCGGTCCACAGCAGTGCGAGCATCTGGGAGCGGCGCAGGCCGGTGGCGGCGTAGAGGGTGATGACGTCGGCGAGGTCGGCGCTCTCGCAGTACGCAGCGACGGTGGGCGGGGTGTAGGCCTTGACGGGTGTGCCGCGTTCTCGTTCGGCTTTGGCGAGCTGTCGCGGGCACGGGGTCTGAGAGGTCCGGACGGCGGAGAGGATGAACCGCAGTTCGTCGGTGGTGAGGTCGCCGGCGCCGCCGGTGCGGCCTTTGGCTTCGATATTTTTCGGCATCTGGACTTCGCGGACGGGGTTGACTTCGAGGGGGCTGGTGCGGACGGCGTAGCGGAACATCCCGGAGAGCACGATGCGCCCTGTGCGCATGTTCGAAGGGCCCCTGGCTTTTCCGACCTCGGTGAGGAAGGTTTCGACCGCGGAGGTGGTGACTTCGAACAGGCGCCGGTCACCGAAGGCGGTGTTGAACATTTTGGCGACTTCGTCGTAGCGGGCGATGGTGTTTGTGGTGCGGTCTTGTGCGATGAGGCTCGCGCGGTAGCGGACCCAGAGTTCGCGCACGGTCATGGATGTGGACAGTTCGCCGCCGAGGCCGACGGTGATGACGGCTGCGGCTGCCATGACGGCGTCGAGGGCTCGTTGGCCGGTGCGGTCGGGGATCGGGCGGTGTCGGGCGTCGAGCTTGGTCGGGGAGACACGCATGAGCTCGCGTCGTTTTCCGGAGGAGTCGCGGACCCGGACGCGGGCTTTCCAGTGCCCGGGAGCGAGTTCGGTGAGCATCGGTTTGCCGGGGACCCCGAGGGGCCGGGGTGGTCTACCGCGGGTCATGGGTACACCGATGGAGTCGGTTGTTGCGGGGTGGCGGCTGTCTTGGTGTGGTGTGGCAACGAAATCCCTTTCCGCTCGGTGAGTGGGGGAGCCGGCGTCGTCTGCGGGTGGAGTTCGGGGTTCAACCTCGGCCAGTGCGCGTCGACCACGCGGCGTCGGTCCACGTGACCTCTGTCTGGGGAGGCGACTTCTCTGCATGCGCAGCTCTAGCGGCTGCTCCGACCATCACGATGGCGGCGGCGGTCGACCGTGTGAAGGATTGCTATGTCGCGCGAGACGTGCCGTGACCGTCTACCTGGCCCTCGCTAGCGCACCGGGCCCTGATTCGGCGTCGTCGAGTAAGTCCCATCTTGGTGAGAGCGACGACGGCTGCGAGACCTGTCACCCCGCCGACGGACTGTTCGGTGTGCGCGTCGACGGCCGCCCCTCGCGAGCGAGGATGAAGCCTCCCGATCGGGCTGCGGCACCTTTGCGTATGCGTGCTCCCCGGGCGAGCGGAATGAAGCCTGGGTGGGGGTGGTGCACCTGTCCGGCCTACCGTGGTCCCCGCCCGAGC
It includes:
- a CDS encoding coiled-coil domain-containing protein; protein product: MDAVQVQKKLELSPDEDFILTAWQYQMMQRDIAASKGKHLPSKREIRNSFRDNAVAAIVARDQDDWSPAVADVVHQIAADGESPNLEALESAGPQISSVVARRSRALLLLIDLYGFEPWVEGKWDKAVRAEALAAAHRSMDQLHPEDLPAVENAYKDAIKKLSKASNWTKYALLAGAGLGLGVLTGGLAAPAIAGAYGALVLGYSGAVATSAGLAAIGGGSIAAGGLGMAGGAALITGFSGAAGVGAVTLAGKAAGFTAARIAADAIRLHVVTQLVLRDVDGNEEAAKAVIVSLRERVTSLGKTVVALAERIEILRAQLETKQAELNAERDQRQAAEDRVARFRIVADRLKERVTGPENDELQALLAELEQVEGEKKTVETLAEGVSVLADDLEEAA
- a CDS encoding tyrosine-type recombinase/integrase codes for the protein MTRGRPPRPLGVPGKPMLTELAPGHWKARVRVRDSSGKRRELMRVSPTKLDARHRPIPDRTGQRALDAVMAAAAVITVGLGGELSTSMTVRELWVRYRASLIAQDRTTNTIARYDEVAKMFNTAFGDRRLFEVTTSAVETFLTEVGKARGPSNMRTGRIVLSGMFRYAVRTSPLEVNPVREVQMPKNIEAKGRTGGAGDLTTDELRFILSAVRTSQTPCPRQLAKAERERGTPVKAYTPPTVAAYCESADLADVITLYAATGLRRSQMLALLWTDIDLDAATLRPTGKLVRIAGKGLVRVTKKDDPKNRTGTIALPEFAVEMLKLRKTAMANRRPASPPDPGIEVLDLVFPSAVGTLRDPQNVGHGWQRVREALGFAEDITPHSFRHAVATILDDAGLSARVTADVLGHVDPAMTQRHYMARGRPHKAAADVLNRAVTG